The stretch of DNA GGCCATGCGGCACACCGGGCTGTGGATCATGTCGCCGCGGAATGTCACGCCGCGCCCCTTGAGGTCGGCGACCAGCTTGTCGAGATCCTCGACTTCGAACGCGATCGTGCCGCCTGCCGATTCGCTTGGCGCGTCGGCGATGAAGTTGGTCAGGGCGAAGCAACCGCCGCCGGGCAGGTCGTACTCGACCCAGTACTTGTCGCCCTGGTTGCCGACCGAACCGGCCTTGAGGCCGAGCGCGTTCTCGTAGAACTCGCGGGCGCGCGCCACGTCGGCGACGGGATACATGGTGTAGGCGACCTTCCTGAGCATGACCGGCTCTCCCTGTTGGGCATGGGGACTGCACACGAAAGCCCGGTCATACGCCCCGCCCTGCCCCGAGTCAATGGCACGGAACGGCATGAATTCGTGATGTCGATTTCACGGTTGCCCAATCGTCGACACAGGAGACTGGCGCTCGCTGCGCCGGTCCACCCGCCGCCCCCATCAGGAGCCGATCATGACCCAGCGTTTCCAGCGAATCACCCCGTTCCTCTGGTTCGACTCGCAGGCCGAAGAGGCCGCCCATTACTACGCTTCGATCTTCCCCGATTCATCCGTCGGCAAGGTCCTGCGCTACGACGAAGCCTCCTCGCAGGGCTCCGGCCGGCCGGTCGGCTCGGTGCTGACCGTCGATTTCAAGCTCGATGGCTGCGACATGGTTGCCCTCAACGGTGGCCCGCACTTCAAGTTCAACGAGGCCGTATCGCTGATGGTGAACTGCAAGTCGCAGGACGAGGTCGAGCACTTCTGGAAGCACCTGACCGCAGGCGGCGACCCCGCCGCGCAGCAATGCGGCTGGCTGAAGGACAAGTACGGCGTGTCCTGGCAGGTGGTGCCGATCGAGATGCTCGACCTGATCG from Lysobacter arenosi encodes:
- a CDS encoding VOC family protein, translating into MTQRFQRITPFLWFDSQAEEAAHYYASIFPDSSVGKVLRYDEASSQGSGRPVGSVLTVDFKLDGCDMVALNGGPHFKFNEAVSLMVNCKSQDEVEHFWKHLTAGGDPAAQQCGWLKDKYGVSWQVVPIEMLDLIADPDPVRAGRAMKSMMQMKKLDVNEMRRAMDA
- a CDS encoding VOC family protein, which encodes MLRKVAYTMYPVADVARAREFYENALGLKAGSVGNQGDKYWVEYDLPGGGCFALTNFIADAPSESAGGTIAFEVEDLDKLVADLKGRGVTFRGDMIHSPVCRMAVCLDSEGNSILLHQLKAA